The following nucleotide sequence is from Tistrella mobilis.
CTATGGCGCGCCGGGGACCGGTAAGACACGGCTTGCGCTTTGGATCGCGCGCGAGCTGAGCCTGCCCGTCGTGCTGGTTAAGCTCGATGGCTTGGTGTCATCCTTCCTCGGGACGACGGCACGCAACATCGGGAACCTGTTCGCTTTCGCCAACCGCTATCGCTGCGTGCTGCTGCTTGACGAGTTCGATGCGATCGCGAAGGTTCGCGACGACCCGCAGGAGGTCGGCGAGATCAAGCGCGTCGTGAACGCCCTGCTCCAGAACCTCGACTCGCGCCGCGACGTCGGATTCACGATCGGCATCACCAACCATCCGAAGCTGCTTGACCCCGCCGTCTGGCGGCGGTTCGAGGTGCAACTCGAGATCCCGAAGCCAGACTTTGAGATGCGCAAGGCGATCGCCTCGCATTTCATGCCTCCTATCATCGCACCTGATAGTCATCTGCGTCTGATCGCTTGGTTCACCGAAGGATCCACGGGTGCGGAGATCGAATCGCTCGTCCGCACCTATAAGAAGGCGATGGCCGTGCGCGAATCAGAGCGCCTCGACCTGCTCGGCACCCTCCGACAGTTCGCAACGCTCAACGCCGCGCGCGTGCAGAGCGAGCGCCGCGCCTTGCTATTCGAAGAGCCGACCACCCTGTTCCGTGCAATGCGCGATGATCCTATGCTCGGCTTCTCGATGACTGACATTGGAGAGATCGCTGGCAAGGACAAATCCACTGTCAGTCGCCAGCTCGGCAAGGCACTCAAGCACGACGAGGAGCGCTAAGCGATGGCAAGTCCGGTTCAAATCGTGCTCAATCCCGAGAACTACGAGGAAGCCCGGGAGGCTGGCGGTGGGGGTGGGCGCAAAGATTTCTTCGCTCACAAAGATCGAGAATTTGTCGCGCATCGGGCCGCCCTCATCAGCGAAATCGACTCCATCTCCGGTATTCTTTCCGCTCAAGCGCAGGGACCTGTTGGCTTTGCCAAGGTAATTCTCCGTCGTGAAGCTTGGGCAAAAAGCCATCGACCGGTGGCGACGCTGTTCCGCCCAGATCGCGTGCCAGTCGTTGGAGGCGGCGATCTCGGCGTCATGATCGTCGAAGTGCAGCCCAACACGCTTCAGCAGGTCGCGGCCGAAATGCAGAAGGCCGAAACTCACACTGAGATGCGTTTTGATCCCAAACGGGAGAAGGAAATCCCCTATCCCTCAAGCCGAAAGAGCGAGACAGGCGCGATCGAGCGCATCGAACTTTACGGCGCTGCCGACCGCCGCCGCTTCTCGGTCGAAGAGGCAGTCGCGTGGCTGTCCAATCCGATGACCGGTAGCGGCTATGAGGTCGAACTGTTCTATGCGGTTCCGCCTCGCGGCGATTGGGACCGGCTCGACACAGCCCATCGGAGGCTCGTCGAGTCTTTCCTTACCGGCTTCCGCGAACTCGGCTTTGGCGTATCGGTCGAACGCCTGTCGTATCTGCGTCGGCACCAGCCAT
It contains:
- a CDS encoding AAA family ATPase, which gives rise to MDHFSIIQALCRSAMADPSPAVRKQVERLRVALEKEGNEKQAASIAGILATAQRAKEVAPSRIERSRAQLTGETLGPNTPVPVDRETAASLAQIMFPNDIASRPPLFNPTVTQAVGTIIEEWANFDAFADIGIAPSKTCLIYGAPGTGKTRLALWIARELSLPVVLVKLDGLVSSFLGTTARNIGNLFAFANRYRCVLLLDEFDAIAKVRDDPQEVGEIKRVVNALLQNLDSRRDVGFTIGITNHPKLLDPAVWRRFEVQLEIPKPDFEMRKAIASHFMPPIIAPDSHLRLIAWFTEGSTGAEIESLVRTYKKAMAVRESERLDLLGTLRQFATLNAARVQSERRALLFEEPTTLFRAMRDDPMLGFSMTDIGEIAGKDKSTVSRQLGKALKHDEER